A window of the Nocardia sp. NBC_01329 genome harbors these coding sequences:
- a CDS encoding GNAT family N-acetyltransferase has protein sequence MTEATEQSKVLRNPDENRYEVWYGAELAGFAEYTEQGGETVFTHTEIGPEFGGKGLGSRLAGFAITDTVERGRKIRPECAFIRGYLDKHPQYSEHVVGGGE, from the coding sequence ATGACCGAAGCGACCGAACAGAGCAAGGTGCTGCGCAACCCCGACGAGAACCGTTACGAGGTGTGGTACGGCGCTGAACTCGCCGGATTCGCGGAGTACACCGAGCAGGGTGGGGAAACCGTTTTCACCCATACCGAGATCGGCCCCGAGTTCGGCGGCAAGGGTTTGGGTAGTCGGCTTGCCGGGTTCGCGATCACCGATACGGTGGAGCGGGGGCGCAAGATCCGGCCCGAATGCGCGTTCATCCGCGGTTACCTGGATAAACACCCGCAGTACAGCGAGCACGTGGTCGGCGGCGGTGAGTGA